The following coding sequences lie in one Corynebacterium humireducens NBRC 106098 = DSM 45392 genomic window:
- a CDS encoding FAD/NAD(P)-binding protein, producing MTTVVIIGGGPRGLWAAEELLGLARERGAALDVHVIDDGGPQAYDPGQPEEWLINVRASVIRTGLGSFDEWRGAADPFPPRREVARFLAASWEELAQHVSPRCTLERHEGRVEKLEQRDGRWAVGGLLADEVLLATGHAPTWPGSLEHADLPVPVVMPYPASNLAAIGPEDRVLVRGAALTFIDVVRACDPAVFLPVTRTGRLMAVKPEFDGLEASDIIADGKALLADAPDTPSLLGALAVTARRLLERAGRTGDVDAVLAGTDRDEPDATWAVGLAWRECYPALVDRASYAGRDSLAGFGELARRLERVAFGPPPEAAEHLQDLIDSGKVDLTHLGRGTEDLAALVRELGATVVVDAVIPPPGVVEGTLEHRLVEQGLARIRPGTRGLDVEPDGTVVGQTSLAAVGRVTEDVVLGNDTLSRTLHDVIPRWARRVVPGPAEAHGIPPLTARLEPWAAELSADPARCRELIAEFGSPVNVLHPGPMLANVTELVDAGASCGVDTRIFFARKANKGLVFVDTVRDAGHGVDVASERELVQVLDRGVPGDRIILSAAVKPDRLLELAIAHGVTISADSRAELHRISALAGERTAHVAPRVAPDPATMPPTRFGERVAQWAGTGKLPGVEIVGLHVHLHGYSAADRSAALRECCELSDLLTAAGHTLSFIDLGGGVPMSYLDDPAQWRDYHAARRAVLDGVAEPFTWKADPLDNVYPFHQSPVRGEWLREVLAEGVAGMLTDRGLRLHLEPGRSLLDGCGMILAEVAFVKERSDGLPLVGLAMNRTQCRTTSDDYLVDPLHVTDAPDGEEVEAYLVGAYCIEDELILRRRIRFPRGVRPGDTIAIPNAAGYFMHILESASHQIPLARNVVWPGTLDDIDA from the coding sequence CCGCGACGCGAGGTGGCCCGTTTCCTCGCCGCCTCCTGGGAGGAGCTCGCACAGCACGTGTCGCCGCGCTGCACGTTGGAGAGGCACGAGGGGCGCGTCGAGAAGCTCGAACAGCGTGACGGGCGGTGGGCCGTCGGGGGACTGCTCGCCGACGAGGTGCTCCTCGCGACCGGTCACGCGCCCACTTGGCCCGGTTCCCTCGAGCACGCCGACCTGCCGGTGCCGGTGGTCATGCCGTACCCCGCGTCCAACCTGGCGGCGATCGGCCCGGAGGACCGGGTGCTCGTCCGCGGGGCCGCCCTGACCTTCATCGACGTGGTCCGCGCCTGCGACCCGGCCGTGTTCCTCCCCGTCACCCGCACCGGCCGGCTCATGGCGGTCAAGCCCGAGTTCGACGGCCTCGAGGCCTCCGATATCATCGCCGACGGCAAGGCCCTGCTTGCCGACGCCCCCGACACCCCCTCCCTCCTCGGCGCCCTGGCCGTCACCGCCCGCCGCCTCCTCGAGCGCGCCGGGCGCACCGGCGACGTGGACGCCGTCCTCGCGGGCACGGACCGCGACGAACCCGACGCCACGTGGGCCGTCGGCCTGGCGTGGCGCGAGTGCTACCCGGCGCTCGTCGACCGCGCCTCCTACGCGGGCCGCGACAGCCTGGCGGGCTTCGGGGAGCTGGCCCGCCGCCTCGAGCGCGTCGCCTTCGGCCCGCCCCCGGAGGCCGCGGAACACCTGCAGGACCTCATCGACTCCGGGAAGGTCGACCTCACCCACCTGGGACGCGGCACCGAGGATCTGGCTGCCCTGGTCCGCGAACTGGGTGCCACGGTGGTCGTCGACGCCGTCATCCCGCCCCCGGGCGTGGTGGAGGGCACCCTGGAGCACCGGCTCGTGGAGCAGGGACTGGCACGCATCCGCCCCGGCACCCGCGGCCTCGACGTGGAACCCGACGGCACGGTCGTCGGGCAGACCTCCCTCGCGGCGGTGGGGCGGGTGACCGAGGACGTGGTGCTCGGCAACGACACGCTCTCCCGCACGCTCCACGACGTCATCCCACGGTGGGCCCGCCGCGTCGTCCCCGGCCCCGCGGAGGCGCACGGTATCCCGCCGCTCACCGCCCGCCTCGAGCCCTGGGCGGCGGAGCTCAGCGCGGACCCCGCCCGGTGCCGGGAGCTCATCGCCGAGTTCGGCAGCCCGGTCAACGTCCTGCACCCGGGCCCGATGCTGGCCAACGTCACCGAACTCGTCGACGCCGGCGCCTCCTGCGGCGTGGACACCCGCATCTTCTTCGCCCGCAAGGCCAACAAGGGGCTGGTGTTCGTCGACACCGTCCGCGATGCGGGGCACGGGGTGGACGTGGCGAGCGAACGGGAACTCGTCCAGGTCCTCGACCGTGGCGTGCCCGGCGACCGCATCATCCTCTCCGCCGCGGTCAAACCCGACCGCCTGCTGGAGCTGGCCATCGCCCACGGGGTGACCATCTCCGCGGACTCCCGCGCGGAACTCCACCGCATCTCCGCCCTGGCGGGGGAGCGTACCGCCCACGTCGCCCCGCGCGTGGCCCCCGACCCCGCGACCATGCCGCCCACCCGCTTCGGCGAACGCGTCGCACAGTGGGCCGGGACCGGGAAGCTGCCGGGCGTGGAGATCGTCGGACTGCACGTCCACCTCCACGGCTACTCCGCCGCCGACCGCTCCGCCGCCCTCCGCGAGTGCTGCGAGCTCAGCGACCTGCTCACCGCCGCCGGCCACACCCTCTCCTTCATCGACCTCGGCGGCGGCGTCCCCATGAGCTACCTCGACGACCCCGCCCAGTGGCGCGACTACCACGCGGCGCGCCGGGCCGTGCTCGACGGCGTCGCGGAGCCCTTCACGTGGAAGGCGGACCCGCTGGACAACGTCTACCCCTTCCACCAGTCGCCGGTGCGCGGCGAGTGGCTGCGCGAGGTGCTGGCCGAAGGCGTCGCCGGGATGCTCACCGACCGCGGCCTGCGCCTCCACCTGGAACCCGGCCGCAGCCTTCTCGACGGCTGCGGGATGATCCTGGCGGAGGTCGCCTTCGTGAAGGAGCGTTCCGACGGCCTGCCGCTCGTCGGCCTCGCCATGAACCGCACGCAGTGCCGCACGACCTCGGACGACTACCTCGTCGACCCGCTCCACGTCACGGACGCCCCGGACGGCGAGGAGGTCGAGGCCTACCTCGTCGGCGCCTACTGCATCGAGGACGAGCTCATCCTGCGTCGCCGTATCCGTTTCCCGCGCGGTGTGCGGCCCGGCGACACCATCGCCATCCCCAACGCGGCGGGCTACTTCATGCACATCCTCGAGAGCGCCTCCCACCAGATCCCGCTCGCGAGGAACGTGGTCTGGCCGGGCACCCTCGACGACATCGACGCCTGA
- a CDS encoding DUF2202 domain-containing protein, protein MKIRLLAALVLVPALPLGACTGTDAPTETSTEVTTETSTETTTTTSTEVLDRDALLRRLIEEEKVAHDLYVAFAEKYDARVFHNITRGEVGHQEAVRRLLDAAGIADPRTGVLGEFVDPDLQTVHDDFLARGLGDELEAYRVGVDFERWDIEGLEAELAAVPEEDTELRDLLQYLLNGSRNHLAAFERQLDRPGRGANRQASMSSRVPGQTTFLASGIWWEALSRMCMK, encoded by the coding sequence ATGAAGATCCGCCTGCTCGCCGCCCTCGTGCTCGTCCCCGCCCTGCCCCTGGGCGCCTGCACCGGGACCGACGCCCCCACAGAGACCAGCACCGAGGTCACCACCGAGACATCCACCGAGACCACCACCACGACGTCCACCGAGGTCCTCGACCGTGACGCACTCCTGCGACGCCTCATCGAGGAGGAGAAGGTCGCCCACGACCTGTACGTCGCCTTCGCCGAGAAGTACGACGCCCGGGTGTTCCACAACATCACCCGGGGCGAGGTCGGGCACCAGGAGGCCGTCCGCAGGCTTCTCGACGCCGCCGGCATCGCCGATCCCCGCACCGGCGTTCTCGGCGAATTCGTCGATCCTGACCTGCAGACCGTCCACGACGACTTCCTCGCGCGCGGCCTGGGCGACGAGCTGGAGGCGTACCGCGTGGGCGTCGACTTCGAGAGGTGGGACATCGAGGGCCTGGAGGCGGAACTCGCCGCCGTGCCGGAGGAGGACACCGAGCTGCGGGACCTGCTGCAGTACCTCCTCAACGGTTCCCGCAACCACCTCGCAGCCTTCGAGCGTCAGCTCGACCGCCCCGGGCGGGGCGCGAACCGTCAGGCGTCGATGTCGTCGAGGGTGCCCGGCCAGACCACGTTCCTCGCGAGCGGGATCTGGTGGGAGGCGCTCTCGAGGATGTGCATGAAGTAG
- a CDS encoding IclR family transcriptional regulator encodes MGQYSAVSGIKVLDRAVAIMMAVAPHPLSLTELCETTGLPRATAHRLATALETHRILARGDDGRWTTGTALTALGTGGRDQLLDAARPVMSDLVDVTGESVQLYQLTGTSRTCVAAQEPPVGLQNTVPVGSQLALTSGSAAKVFLAFGSPQLRDIILPQVTFDPEELGDVEKQRLSESVAERELGLASLSAPVFTPAGRFIAVLSVSGPAERLRPHPAEKWGRELSAAAERLSASM; translated from the coding sequence ATGGGACAGTATAGCGCAGTGTCAGGGATCAAGGTGCTCGATCGGGCCGTCGCCATCATGATGGCCGTCGCCCCCCATCCCCTCTCCCTCACCGAACTGTGCGAGACCACCGGCCTGCCCCGCGCCACCGCCCACCGCCTCGCCACCGCCCTCGAGACACACCGCATCCTCGCCCGCGGCGACGACGGCCGCTGGACCACCGGCACCGCACTCACCGCCCTCGGCACCGGCGGCCGGGACCAGCTTCTCGACGCCGCCCGCCCCGTCATGTCCGACCTCGTCGACGTCACCGGCGAATCCGTGCAGCTCTACCAGCTCACCGGCACCTCCCGCACGTGCGTCGCCGCCCAGGAACCCCCTGTCGGCCTGCAGAACACCGTGCCCGTCGGCTCCCAGCTGGCGCTCACCTCCGGGTCCGCCGCCAAGGTGTTCCTCGCCTTCGGCTCCCCGCAACTGCGCGACATCATCCTCCCCCAGGTCACCTTCGACCCGGAGGAGCTGGGGGACGTCGAGAAGCAGCGCCTCAGCGAATCCGTCGCGGAACGCGAACTGGGCCTCGCCTCCCTCTCCGCGCCGGTGTTCACCCCCGCGGGCCGTTTCATCGCCGTCCTGTCGGTGTCCGGCCCCGCCGAACGCCTGCGCCCCCACCCCGCGGAGAAGTGGGGCAGGGAACTCTCCGCCGCCGCCGAGCGCCTGTCCGCCTCGATGTAG
- the leuC gene encoding 3-isopropylmalate dehydratase large subunit, which produces MAEKLTLAEKVWNDHIVAKGENGEPDLLYIDLQLLHEVTSPQAFDGLRLAGRKLRRPDLHLATEDHNVPTEGIVSGSLLEIKEATSRTQVETLRKNCEEFGIRLHPMGDVKQGIVHTVGPQLGATQPGMTIVCGDSHTSTHGAFGSIAMGIGTSEVEHVMATQTLPLKPFKTMAIEVSGELQEGVTAKDLILAIIAKIGTGGGQGHIIEYRGEAIEKLSMEARMTICNMSIEAGARAGMVAPDQKTFDYVQGREFAPTGEDWDAAVAYWKTLPTDEGAEFDTVVEIDGSALTPFVTWGTNPGQGLPLSANVPDPEDFTNEADKAAAEKALAYMDLTPGTPLRDIKIDTVFLGSCTNARIEDLRAAAEVVEGRTIAPNTRMLVVPSSTLVKQQAEEEGLDKIFTDFGAEWRTAGCSMCLGMNPDQLAPGERSASTSNRNFEGRQGPGGRTHLVSPPVAAATAVLGHLASPADL; this is translated from the coding sequence ATGGCCGAGAAGCTCACGCTGGCCGAGAAGGTGTGGAACGACCATATTGTCGCGAAGGGCGAGAACGGCGAGCCCGATCTCCTCTACATTGACCTGCAGCTCCTGCACGAGGTGACCTCCCCGCAGGCCTTCGACGGACTGCGCCTCGCCGGCCGCAAGCTCCGCCGCCCGGACCTGCACCTGGCCACCGAGGACCACAACGTGCCCACCGAGGGCATCGTCTCCGGCTCCCTCCTGGAGATCAAGGAGGCCACCTCCCGCACGCAGGTCGAGACCCTGCGCAAGAACTGCGAGGAGTTCGGCATCCGCCTGCACCCGATGGGCGACGTCAAGCAGGGCATCGTCCACACCGTCGGCCCGCAGCTGGGCGCCACCCAGCCGGGCATGACCATCGTCTGCGGCGACTCCCACACCTCCACCCACGGTGCCTTCGGCTCCATCGCCATGGGCATCGGCACCTCCGAGGTCGAGCACGTCATGGCGACCCAGACCCTGCCGCTCAAGCCGTTCAAGACCATGGCCATCGAGGTCTCCGGCGAGCTGCAGGAGGGCGTCACCGCCAAGGACCTCATCTTGGCGATCATCGCCAAGATCGGCACCGGCGGCGGCCAGGGCCACATCATCGAGTACCGCGGCGAGGCCATCGAGAAGCTCTCGATGGAGGCCCGGATGACCATCTGCAACATGTCCATCGAGGCCGGTGCCCGTGCCGGCATGGTCGCCCCCGACCAGAAGACCTTCGACTACGTCCAGGGCCGCGAGTTCGCCCCCACCGGCGAGGACTGGGACGCCGCCGTCGCCTACTGGAAGACCCTGCCGACCGACGAGGGCGCCGAGTTCGACACCGTCGTCGAGATCGACGGCTCCGCGCTGACCCCGTTCGTCACCTGGGGCACCAACCCGGGCCAGGGCCTGCCCCTGTCCGCGAACGTCCCGGACCCGGAGGACTTCACCAACGAGGCCGACAAGGCCGCCGCGGAGAAGGCCCTGGCCTACATGGACCTCACCCCGGGCACCCCGCTGCGGGACATCAAGATCGACACCGTCTTCCTCGGCTCCTGCACCAACGCCCGCATCGAGGACCTGCGCGCTGCCGCCGAGGTCGTCGAGGGCCGCACGATCGCCCCGAACACCCGCATGCTCGTCGTCCCGTCCTCGACGCTGGTCAAGCAGCAGGCCGAGGAGGAGGGGCTGGACAAGATCTTCACCGACTTCGGCGCCGAGTGGCGCACCGCCGGCTGCTCCATGTGCCTGGGCATGAACCCGGACCAGCTGGCCCCGGGCGAGCGCTCCGCCTCCACCTCGAACCGTAACTTCGAGGGCCGGCAGGGCCCGGGCGGCCGCACCCACCTGGTGTCCCCGCCGGTCGCCGCCGCCACCGCCGTCCTCGGCCACCTGGCTTCCCCCGCAGACCTCTGA
- the leuD gene encoding 3-isopropylmalate dehydratase small subunit, which translates to MEKFTTHTGVGVPLTRSNVDTDQIIPAVYLKRVTRTGFDDGLFAEWRKDDSFVLNQEPYRNGSVLVAGPDFGTGSSREHAVWALMDYGFRVVLSSRFADIFRGNSGKAGLLAAQMEEADIELLWKQLEAEPGLEITVDLESRTVTAGENTYQFSVDDYTRWRLMEGLDDIGLTLRDEQAITDYEAKRPVYKPTITAEV; encoded by the coding sequence GTGGAGAAGTTCACCACCCACACCGGCGTCGGCGTCCCGCTGACCCGCTCGAACGTCGACACCGACCAGATCATCCCCGCCGTCTACCTCAAGCGCGTCACCCGCACGGGCTTCGATGACGGCCTGTTCGCCGAGTGGCGCAAGGACGATTCCTTCGTCCTCAACCAGGAGCCCTACCGCAACGGCTCCGTCCTGGTCGCCGGCCCCGACTTCGGCACCGGCTCCTCCCGTGAGCACGCCGTCTGGGCCCTCATGGACTACGGCTTCCGCGTCGTGCTGTCCTCCCGCTTCGCCGACATCTTCCGCGGCAACTCCGGCAAGGCCGGCCTGCTGGCCGCCCAGATGGAGGAGGCCGATATCGAGCTGCTGTGGAAGCAGCTCGAGGCTGAGCCGGGCCTGGAGATCACCGTCGACCTCGAGTCCCGCACCGTCACCGCCGGCGAGAACACCTACCAGTTCTCCGTCGACGACTACACCCGCTGGCGCCTCATGGAGGGCCTCGACGACATCGGCCTGACCCTGCGCGACGAGCAGGCCATCACCGACTACGAGGCGAAGCGCCCCGTGTACAAGCCGACCATCACCGCGGAGGTGTGA
- a CDS encoding carboxymuconolactone decarboxylase family protein, translated as MSDNRFDEGIRIRREVMGDDFVDAALTRNAGTDGEDLQHHITATVWGSVWTREGLSKRDRSLLNIGMLVALRATEELRGHVRGGLRNGLTREEITEAIIHASGYCGAPAALSAMKVAQEVLVAELGPISPEAD; from the coding sequence ATGTCCGACAACCGTTTCGACGAGGGAATCCGCATCCGCCGCGAGGTCATGGGCGACGATTTCGTCGACGCCGCCCTGACCCGCAACGCCGGCACCGACGGCGAGGACCTGCAGCACCACATCACCGCCACCGTCTGGGGTTCGGTGTGGACCCGCGAGGGCCTGTCCAAGCGTGACCGCAGCCTGCTCAACATCGGCATGCTCGTCGCCCTGCGCGCGACCGAGGAACTGCGCGGACATGTCCGCGGCGGCCTGCGTAACGGCCTGACCCGCGAGGAGATCACCGAGGCGATCATCCACGCCTCCGGCTACTGCGGCGCACCGGCCGCCCTCTCCGCGATGAAGGTCGCCCAGGAGGTGCTCGTCGCCGAGCTGGGCCCTATTTCGCCGGAAGCGGACTAG
- a CDS encoding NUDIX hydrolase: protein MAKKKMPHEVDKDQVPELLVNGRHQVIPADPAKEFRRAMLAAGAVLWRGDLSDLDSVEVAVIHRPSYDDWSLAKGKLDPGESLPTTAAREILEETGFEIRLGKLLGKVTYPVLNRTKVVYYWTGEVLGGEFTPNGEVDELRWLPIREARELLSYEVDRLVLDKAEKRFRLPATSRVLYIRHGRAHQRRNWDGDDSLRPLDKKGRRQAEMLVPMLLPYKPVAVYSAEPDRCQSTAAPLADELGLEVVVDRLFGDEAWLENQVASQRRFRELIDAGGTSVVVSQGEAIPGMIAWLSANGRLPLDEIKAKKASVWVLSFNDGQLTGADYLTSPLPAK, encoded by the coding sequence ATGGCGAAGAAGAAGATGCCGCATGAGGTGGACAAGGATCAGGTTCCGGAGCTGCTCGTCAACGGCCGTCACCAGGTGATTCCCGCGGATCCGGCCAAGGAGTTCCGCCGCGCGATGCTCGCCGCCGGGGCCGTCCTGTGGCGCGGTGACCTCTCCGACCTGGACAGCGTCGAGGTCGCGGTGATCCACCGCCCCTCCTACGACGACTGGTCACTGGCCAAGGGAAAGCTCGATCCGGGTGAGTCCCTGCCGACGACCGCGGCCCGCGAGATCCTCGAGGAGACGGGCTTCGAGATCCGCCTGGGCAAGCTGCTGGGCAAGGTCACCTACCCCGTCCTCAACCGCACCAAGGTGGTCTACTACTGGACCGGTGAGGTGCTCGGCGGCGAGTTCACCCCCAACGGCGAGGTCGACGAGCTGCGCTGGCTGCCGATCCGGGAGGCCCGTGAGCTGCTCTCCTACGAGGTGGACCGCCTCGTGCTGGACAAGGCGGAGAAGCGTTTCCGTCTGCCCGCCACCTCCCGGGTGCTCTACATCCGGCACGGTAGGGCGCACCAGCGTCGCAACTGGGACGGCGACGACTCCCTGCGTCCGCTGGACAAGAAGGGGCGTCGCCAGGCCGAGATGCTCGTGCCCATGCTCCTGCCGTACAAGCCGGTGGCGGTGTACTCCGCGGAGCCGGACCGCTGCCAGTCGACCGCCGCTCCCCTGGCGGACGAGCTGGGCCTGGAGGTCGTCGTCGACCGGCTCTTCGGCGATGAGGCGTGGCTGGAGAACCAGGTCGCCAGCCAGCGGCGTTTCCGGGAGCTCATCGACGCCGGCGGCACCTCCGTCGTCGTCTCCCAGGGGGAGGCGATCCCGGGGATGATCGCCTGGTTGAGCGCGAACGGACGCCTCCCGCTCGATGAGATCAAGGCGAAGAAGGCGTCCGTGTGGGTGCTGTCCTTCAACGACGGACAGCTGACGGGTGCTGACTACCTGACTAGTCCGCTTCCGGCGAAATAG
- a CDS encoding NAD(P)H-dependent glycerol-3-phosphate dehydrogenase, whose translation MVNVAIMGAGSWGTTLAKVFADAGNIVTLWARRPELAEQIRTTRTNPDYLPDIRLPESVHATSSAEEALAAATIVVFAVPSQTMRDNLTAWTPLLPSDSTLVSISKGVETGTHLRMSEVIAEITGADPTRIAVLSGPNLAREIAEEQPAATVIACVDENRARLVQAAVATPYLRPYTNTDVVGVELGGACKNVIALACGVATGLGFGENTLATIITRGLAEISRLGAALGADQRTFSGLAGLGDLVATCSSPLSRNRSFGVRLGEGGTLEEAKKATHGQVAEGVISSNSVFQLAEANKVEMPITQAVYAVCHRGLDVRDMIAALMGRSRKAE comes from the coding sequence GTGGTCAACGTAGCGATCATGGGTGCCGGATCCTGGGGTACCACCCTGGCGAAGGTCTTCGCCGACGCCGGCAACATCGTCACCCTCTGGGCCCGTCGCCCGGAGCTGGCCGAACAGATCCGCACCACCCGGACCAACCCCGACTATCTGCCGGACATCCGCCTGCCCGAGTCGGTGCACGCCACCTCCTCCGCCGAGGAGGCCCTCGCCGCCGCCACCATCGTCGTCTTCGCCGTGCCGAGCCAGACGATGCGCGACAACCTCACCGCCTGGACCCCGCTGCTGCCGTCGGACTCCACCCTGGTGAGCATCTCCAAGGGCGTGGAGACCGGCACCCACCTGCGTATGAGCGAGGTCATCGCCGAGATCACCGGCGCCGACCCCACCCGCATCGCCGTGCTCTCGGGGCCGAACCTGGCGCGCGAGATCGCGGAGGAGCAGCCGGCCGCCACCGTCATCGCCTGCGTCGACGAGAACCGCGCCCGACTGGTGCAGGCCGCGGTGGCCACGCCCTACCTGCGCCCCTACACCAACACCGACGTCGTCGGCGTCGAGCTCGGCGGCGCCTGCAAGAACGTCATCGCCCTGGCCTGCGGCGTGGCCACCGGCCTGGGTTTCGGCGAGAACACCCTGGCCACCATCATCACCCGGGGCCTGGCGGAGATCTCCCGCCTGGGCGCGGCCCTCGGCGCCGACCAGCGCACCTTCTCCGGCCTGGCCGGCCTCGGTGACCTGGTGGCCACGTGCAGCTCCCCGCTGTCGCGTAACCGTTCCTTCGGCGTGCGCCTCGGCGAGGGCGGCACCCTCGAGGAGGCGAAGAAGGCCACGCACGGGCAGGTCGCGGAGGGCGTGATCTCCTCGAACTCGGTGTTCCAGCTGGCGGAGGCCAACAAGGTGGAGATGCCCATCACGCAGGCCGTCTACGCCGTGTGCCACCGGGGGCTGGACGTGCGGGACATGATCGCGGCACTCATGGGCCGGTCCCGGAAGGCGGAGTGA
- a CDS encoding D-alanine--D-alanine ligase family protein, which yields MEQRITVGVVYGGRSTEHEISCVSAGAVMSHLNPEKYRVVPVGITKEGMWTVGESDPTLLQIRDGVLPQVAPRGEVVLSVDPGQRGVLTDKESGDVLERLDVIFPVLHGPFGEDGTIQGLLELSGVPYVGAGVLASACGMDKEFTKKLAAAEGLPITAELVLRGGETDIADVEKQRLGLPVFVKPARGGSSIGVSRVTDWADLPAAIAVARESDEKVIIEAEIIGDEVEVGVLEYPDGTLVASVPAKLNGTGDSEEGFYGFETKYLDDVVTPSIPAPFGDEVNDRIRDLAVRTFRALNCQGLSRVDFFLTADGPVLNEINTMPGFTPISMYPQMFAASGVPYEELLDVLVTTACQSPRR from the coding sequence ATGGAACAGCGCATCACAGTGGGGGTCGTCTACGGCGGCCGCAGCACCGAACATGAGATCTCCTGCGTCTCCGCAGGAGCGGTCATGAGCCACCTCAACCCGGAGAAGTACCGCGTGGTACCCGTCGGTATCACGAAGGAGGGCATGTGGACGGTCGGGGAGTCCGACCCCACCCTCCTGCAGATCCGCGACGGGGTGCTGCCGCAGGTGGCGCCCAGGGGTGAGGTCGTCCTCTCCGTGGACCCGGGGCAGCGCGGGGTGCTCACCGACAAGGAGTCCGGTGACGTGCTGGAGCGTCTCGACGTCATCTTCCCCGTCCTCCACGGTCCCTTCGGCGAGGACGGCACCATCCAGGGCCTGCTGGAGCTCTCCGGCGTCCCCTACGTCGGCGCGGGCGTGCTCGCCTCCGCCTGCGGCATGGACAAGGAGTTCACCAAGAAGCTCGCCGCCGCCGAGGGTCTGCCCATCACGGCGGAACTGGTCCTGCGGGGCGGGGAGACGGACATCGCGGACGTCGAGAAGCAGCGCCTGGGTCTCCCGGTGTTCGTGAAGCCGGCCCGCGGCGGTTCCTCCATCGGCGTGTCCCGGGTGACCGACTGGGCGGATCTCCCGGCGGCCATCGCGGTGGCCCGCGAGTCCGACGAGAAGGTCATCATCGAGGCCGAGATCATCGGCGACGAGGTCGAGGTCGGCGTCCTGGAGTACCCGGACGGCACGCTCGTGGCCTCCGTCCCGGCGAAGCTCAACGGCACCGGCGACTCGGAGGAGGGCTTCTACGGCTTCGAGACGAAGTACCTCGACGACGTCGTCACCCCGAGCATCCCGGCGCCCTTCGGCGACGAGGTCAACGACCGGATCCGGGACCTGGCCGTCCGGACCTTCCGGGCGCTGAACTGCCAGGGCCTGTCCCGCGTGGACTTCTTCCTCACGGCGGACGGCCCCGTGCTCAACGAGATCAACACGATGCCCGGCTTCACGCCGATCTCCATGTACCCGCAGATGTTCGCCGCCTCCGGCGTCCCCTACGAGGAGCTTCTCGACGTCCTCGTGACTACTGCGTGTCAGTCTCCGCGGCGATGA
- a CDS encoding DUF3515 domain-containing protein, whose translation MSSAIQTSRSSRTAIYLSLVLAVALVLGVVVGAKVVFERAAKQPVPMSDLPAPLADSPECTAFLDVLPDELIGHDRAEILEPAPDGVAAWSSSSTERVTLRCGVDLPLQYTPYAPTETVDGVEWLRITDMTPGSTLQTWYTVDREQVVAVTADGESLGRHKEPVSGLAEAVATLPAADHEPFPAPLSQLASGDTAVCGDLLAAVPDDLAEDYERIDVPEANTVAWVANGREPVVLRCGVAPPENYEPGIQLNQVDDVVWFEDTILATGTTAATWFALGRENDIAVSAPQDVSSEVLVRLGRVIAAETDTQ comes from the coding sequence ATGAGCTCCGCTATCCAAACTAGCCGTTCCAGCCGCACCGCCATCTATCTCTCCCTCGTTCTGGCGGTGGCACTGGTCCTCGGTGTCGTCGTCGGTGCCAAGGTCGTGTTCGAGCGGGCGGCGAAGCAGCCCGTGCCGATGAGTGACCTGCCGGCCCCGCTCGCCGACTCCCCCGAGTGCACGGCCTTCCTGGACGTCCTCCCCGACGAGCTCATCGGCCACGACCGCGCCGAGATCCTCGAGCCCGCCCCCGACGGGGTCGCCGCCTGGTCCTCCAGCTCCACGGAGCGCGTGACCCTGCGCTGCGGCGTCGACCTGCCGCTGCAGTACACCCCCTACGCCCCCACCGAGACCGTCGACGGCGTCGAGTGGCTGCGCATCACGGACATGACCCCGGGCTCCACCCTGCAGACCTGGTACACCGTCGACCGGGAGCAGGTCGTCGCCGTCACCGCCGACGGCGAGTCCCTGGGCCGCCACAAGGAGCCGGTCTCGGGTCTCGCGGAGGCCGTCGCCACCCTGCCGGCCGCCGACCACGAGCCCTTCCCCGCCCCGCTCTCGCAGCTGGCGAGCGGTGACACCGCGGTGTGCGGCGACCTCCTGGCGGCCGTGCCGGACGACCTCGCCGAGGACTACGAGCGTATCGACGTCCCCGAGGCGAACACCGTCGCCTGGGTCGCGAACGGCCGCGAGCCGGTCGTCCTGCGCTGCGGCGTCGCCCCGCCGGAGAACTACGAGCCGGGCATCCAGCTCAACCAGGTCGACGACGTCGTCTGGTTCGAGGACACCATCCTCGCCACCGGCACCACCGCCGCCACCTGGTTCGCCCTGGGCCGGGAGAACGACATCGCCGTGAGCGCCCCGCAGGACGTCAGCAGCGAGGTCCTCGTCCGGCTGGGCCGGGTCATCGCCGCGGAGACTGACACGCAGTAG